Proteins found in one bacterium genomic segment:
- a CDS encoding ATP-binding cassette domain-containing protein produces the protein MRTGLDSRLVMRREGFHLDVALGIDPGQTVALLGPNGAGKTTVVGALAGLLPLDGGYVRLGDRVLEDAATGTLVGPAERRIGVMFQDGVLFPHLSALENVAFGLRSRRVPRREARRRAAGWLEAVGLGALSGRRPDRLSGGQRQRVALARALITEPAMLLLDEPFSALDVSSRAGLRRLLQDHLAGFPGPSLLITHDPTEAFLLADRLVILENGSVAQEGSADQIRLRPASPYAADLAGVNLLVGAASGKVLTIGNHRLVVAEAASGRVIATIHPRAISIHLDRPGGSPRNSWRTRIERIDHHADRVRVQTGPPLPVTAEITPDAQTGLNLAPGSEVWLSVKATEIQVDAG, from the coding sequence ATGAGAACCGGTCTCGACTCACGCCTGGTGATGCGGCGAGAGGGCTTCCATCTGGATGTGGCTCTGGGCATCGATCCCGGACAGACGGTCGCCCTGCTGGGCCCGAACGGAGCGGGCAAGACCACCGTGGTAGGGGCGCTGGCCGGCCTGCTACCGCTCGACGGGGGTTACGTACGGCTCGGTGACCGGGTCCTCGAGGATGCGGCCACCGGCACCCTCGTGGGACCGGCGGAGCGCCGGATCGGCGTCATGTTCCAGGACGGGGTGCTCTTCCCCCACCTGAGCGCTCTGGAGAACGTGGCGTTCGGGCTCCGCTCCCGCCGGGTGCCCCGCCGCGAGGCGCGCCGGCGCGCGGCCGGATGGCTGGAAGCGGTGGGCCTCGGCGCGCTCTCGGGCCGGCGCCCCGATCGGCTGTCGGGAGGCCAGCGGCAGCGGGTGGCCCTGGCCCGGGCGTTGATAACCGAGCCCGCCATGCTGCTGCTGGACGAGCCGTTCTCCGCCCTCGACGTCAGCTCACGGGCCGGACTGCGCCGGCTCCTCCAGGACCACCTGGCCGGGTTCCCGGGACCGAGCCTGCTGATTACCCACGACCCCACCGAGGCCTTCCTGCTGGCCGACCGGCTGGTGATACTCGAGAACGGCTCGGTTGCCCAGGAGGGCAGCGCCGATCAGATCCGGCTCCGTCCCGCCAGCCCCTACGCGGCCGACCTGGCCGGGGTCAACCTGTTGGTCGGAGCCGCCTCGGGAAAGGTCCTGACCATCGGTAACCACCGGCTGGTGGTTGCCGAAGCGGCGTCGGGCCGGGTCATCGCCACCATCCATCCGCGTGCCATCTCCATCCACCTCGACCGGCCGGGGGGAAGCCCGCGCAACTCCTGGCGGACCAGGATCGAGCGGATCGATCACCACGCCGACCGGGTCCGCGTCCAGACCGGTCCTCCCCTGCCGGTCACCGCCGAGATCACCCCTGACGCCCAGACGGGCTTGAACCTCGCGCCCGGATCGGAGGTGTGGTTGTCGGTCAAGGCCACCGAGATACAGGTAGACGCCGGCTGA
- the rpsF gene encoding 30S ribosomal protein S6, with translation MRTYELMTIHRPELAEADARRESQVLKNFLQEADASVMEIDFWGKRRLAYEIDKVREGYYTVITFEGEPHHVAALDRALSLSDAVIRHKIIRPGARPGRTKTTKESSDQPDRSAADVSGA, from the coding sequence ATGCGCACGTACGAGTTGATGACCATTCATAGGCCCGAGTTGGCCGAGGCCGATGCCAGGCGTGAGTCACAGGTTCTCAAGAACTTTCTCCAAGAAGCCGATGCGTCGGTCATGGAGATCGACTTCTGGGGCAAGCGGCGGCTCGCCTACGAGATCGACAAGGTCCGTGAGGGCTACTACACGGTGATCACGTTCGAGGGTGAGCCCCACCATGTCGCCGCCCTGGACCGCGCCCTATCCCTTTCCGACGCGGTGATCCGGCACAAGATCATCCGGCCGGGTGCTCGTCCCGGTCGCACGAAGACCACCAAAGAGTCATCGGATCAGCCTGACAGGAGCGCTGCGGACGTATCCGGTGCATGA
- a CDS encoding NAD(P)/FAD-dependent oxidoreductase yields MNTVDLVIIGAGPAGAATAIRAARQGVRTVVFDRAPYGRDKVCGDGLTPRAVGALEELGIDLGAFHPVEGLRMIAGKTERMLRWPETSRFPAHGAVLPRRKLDAALVDAATEAGARVVWDTEALPVFEGDGVVGVEAGGRLWRAGMVVAATGAPGAAARLLGATRVAGEPYGVAIRSYAASPRHAERYIEACLTMRDPDGNAVPGYGWIFPAGDGTVNIGAGSLSTMKHFSRLNLNSLLDSYHAQVQDAWALGPYLERPRAWRLPMSSVRRHGPGWVAVGDAAGLVNPMNGEGIDYGLESGILAADLFVEDPVSAPERYDRVVGERFDAFLRTGRRFSLLIGHPAILNAGLRVAVGTQAIARITLRVMGNLVDSETPGAAGRVLGATDRILALAEPLLRRTRAQR; encoded by the coding sequence ATGAACACGGTGGATCTCGTCATCATCGGGGCCGGACCCGCAGGCGCCGCCACGGCCATCCGGGCCGCCCGCCAAGGTGTCAGGACGGTGGTCTTCGACCGCGCTCCCTACGGCCGCGACAAGGTGTGCGGCGATGGGCTCACCCCCCGGGCCGTGGGCGCCCTCGAAGAGCTGGGCATCGACCTCGGCGCCTTCCACCCCGTCGAAGGCCTGCGGATGATCGCCGGAAAGACCGAGCGGATGCTGCGCTGGCCCGAGACCAGCCGCTTCCCGGCTCACGGAGCGGTTCTGCCCCGCCGCAAGCTGGACGCCGCCCTGGTGGACGCCGCCACCGAAGCGGGCGCTCGCGTGGTCTGGGATACCGAGGCCCTACCCGTTTTCGAGGGTGACGGAGTGGTGGGGGTCGAAGCCGGCGGGCGCCTCTGGAGGGCGGGAATGGTGGTGGCCGCCACCGGGGCGCCCGGCGCCGCCGCCCGGCTGCTGGGCGCCACCCGGGTGGCCGGCGAGCCCTACGGGGTGGCGATCCGCAGCTATGCGGCCTCCCCCCGTCACGCCGAGCGCTACATCGAAGCCTGCCTGACCATGCGCGACCCCGACGGCAACGCGGTGCCTGGATACGGCTGGATCTTCCCGGCCGGAGACGGGACGGTCAACATCGGCGCCGGGTCGCTATCCACGATGAAGCACTTCAGCCGCCTCAACCTGAACTCCCTGCTCGACTCCTACCACGCGCAGGTGCAGGATGCCTGGGCGCTCGGGCCCTACCTGGAGCGCCCGCGGGCCTGGCGCCTTCCGATGAGTTCCGTCCGCAGGCACGGTCCGGGATGGGTGGCGGTGGGCGACGCGGCCGGACTCGTCAACCCGATGAACGGCGAGGGCATCGACTACGGGCTGGAATCGGGCATCCTCGCCGCCGACCTGTTCGTGGAGGACCCGGTCTCGGCGCCCGAGCGGTACGACCGGGTGGTGGGCGAACGCTTCGACGCCTTCCTGCGCACCGGCCGGCGGTTCTCCCTGCTGATCGGGCATCCCGCCATCCTCAACGCCGGGTTGCGGGTAGCGGTCGGCACCCAGGCCATCGCCCGCATCACCTTGCGGGTCATGGGCAACCTGGTGGATTCGGAGACGCCGGGCGCGGCGGGAAGGGTGCTGGGCGCCACCGACCGGATCCTGGCGCTGGCCGAGCCGTTGCTCAGGAGAACGCGAGCACAGCGCTAG
- the ugpC gene encoding sn-glycerol-3-phosphate ABC transporter ATP-binding protein UgpC — MAGITFDAVGKIYGGETRAIADVSIDIADGEFVVLVGPSGCGKSTLLRMVAGLEDITEGKILIGDRVVNDVAPKDRDIAMVFQNYALYPHMTVRDNMAFGLKLRKTPKKEIEERVGEAARILEITDYLDRKPKALSGGQRQRVAMGRAIVREPAAFLMDEPLSNLDAKLRVQMRSELGLLHSRLGTTTLYVTHDQVEAMTMGDRVAVLKAITGTETNLQQIASPRELYDHPRNLFVAGFIGSPAMNFVYATVGSDGTATTLDFDGHSLAVDSGDLPDGLAQSSGREIVVGVRPEAFEIRSAAGAGGSAMTVTASLVEQLGSEAYVHFAVPVRPVVTADIEALLAEEGTDADALGDETKFTARVNPDHAPRVGESAELVVDTTKLHFFDPETGDAL; from the coding sequence ATGGCGGGAATCACATTCGATGCGGTCGGCAAGATCTATGGCGGCGAGACGCGGGCCATTGCGGACGTGTCCATCGACATTGCCGACGGCGAGTTCGTGGTGCTCGTGGGACCATCCGGTTGCGGCAAGTCCACCCTGTTACGGATGGTGGCCGGTCTCGAGGACATAACCGAGGGCAAGATCCTGATCGGCGACCGGGTGGTCAACGACGTGGCTCCCAAGGACCGGGACATAGCCATGGTCTTCCAGAACTACGCCCTCTACCCGCACATGACGGTGCGGGACAACATGGCCTTCGGCCTGAAGCTGAGAAAGACCCCCAAGAAGGAGATCGAGGAACGGGTCGGCGAGGCGGCCCGCATCCTCGAGATCACCGACTACCTGGACCGCAAGCCCAAGGCCCTGTCCGGCGGCCAGCGGCAGCGGGTGGCCATGGGCCGGGCCATCGTGCGGGAGCCGGCCGCCTTCCTGATGGACGAGCCCCTCTCCAACCTGGACGCCAAGCTGCGGGTCCAGATGCGCTCGGAACTCGGCCTCCTGCACTCCCGCCTCGGCACCACCACCCTCTACGTGACCCACGACCAGGTGGAGGCCATGACCATGGGCGACCGGGTGGCGGTGCTGAAGGCGATCACGGGCACCGAGACCAACCTCCAGCAGATAGCGTCCCCGCGGGAGCTCTACGACCATCCCCGCAACCTGTTCGTGGCCGGATTCATCGGCTCGCCCGCCATGAACTTCGTCTACGCGACGGTGGGCTCCGACGGGACCGCCACCACGCTCGACTTCGACGGCCACAGCCTGGCCGTGGACTCCGGCGACCTTCCTGACGGACTGGCGCAGTCGTCCGGGCGCGAGATCGTGGTCGGGGTGCGACCCGAGGCCTTCGAGATCAGGTCGGCGGCCGGGGCGGGCGGGAGCGCTATGACCGTCACCGCTTCCCTCGTGGAACAACTCGGCTCCGAGGCGTACGTCCACTTCGCGGTGCCGGTCCGGCCGGTGGTCACCGCCGACATCGAGGCCTTGCTGGCCGAAGAGGGTACGGATGCCGATGCGTTGGGCGACGAGACCAAGTTCACCGCCCGGGTCAACCCCGACCACGCTCCCCGCGTCGGAGAGTCCGCCGAGTTGGTGGTCGACACCACCAAGCTGCACTTCTTCGATCCGGAAACGGGCGACGCCCTGTAG
- a CDS encoding glutaminyl-peptide cyclotransferase: protein MVPADPVSIELVVVETLPHDPQAFTQGLVMGDGVLYESTGLYGESTVRIVDPATGHVIRSTSLEDGFFGEGLELVGDRLIQLTWREGTAFVWDAETLAPLGAYSYEGEGWGLCAQEDRLVMSDGSSWLTFRDRTTFEPLGGVEVLRAGVPVERINELECVEDLVYANVWQTEEIVVIDPGTGRVVGHIDASSLRDRLGSTDGIDVLNGIAYDPEDRSFYLTGKLWPEIFQVRLGWN, encoded by the coding sequence ATGGTTCCGGCCGATCCGGTATCCATCGAGCTGGTTGTCGTAGAGACGCTTCCCCACGACCCGCAGGCCTTCACCCAGGGCCTGGTGATGGGAGACGGGGTCCTCTACGAGAGCACCGGGCTCTACGGCGAGTCGACCGTGCGGATCGTGGATCCCGCCACCGGTCATGTGATCCGCTCCACGAGCCTCGAAGACGGGTTCTTCGGCGAGGGCCTGGAGCTGGTGGGCGATCGGCTCATCCAGCTGACCTGGAGAGAGGGGACCGCCTTCGTCTGGGATGCGGAGACGCTCGCCCCGCTGGGCGCCTACTCCTACGAAGGCGAAGGGTGGGGGTTGTGCGCACAGGAGGACCGGCTGGTCATGAGCGACGGATCGTCATGGCTGACCTTCCGGGACCGGACGACCTTCGAGCCCCTGGGCGGGGTGGAGGTTCTGAGGGCCGGTGTGCCCGTGGAGCGGATCAACGAGCTGGAGTGCGTGGAGGATCTCGTCTACGCCAACGTGTGGCAGACCGAGGAGATCGTGGTCATCGACCCCGGCACCGGGAGGGTGGTCGGCCACATCGACGCATCGTCGCTGCGCGATCGCCTCGGATCGACCGACGGGATAGATGTGCTCAACGGCATCGCCTATGACCCCGAGGACCGGTCGTTCTACCTGACCGGCAAGCTCTGGCCGGAGATCTTCCAGGTGCGCCTTGGCTGGAACTAG
- the rpsR gene encoding 30S ribosomal protein S18, with amino-acid sequence MARRIPNRRRRRPRGPKTIRKRACPGCGQMKCDNTRVPYVDYKDLDILGRFISERGKIRSRRVTGACAQYQRRVAIAIKNAREMALLPYTKSPR; translated from the coding sequence ATGGCGAGACGAATCCCGAACCGCCGCCGCCGGCGGCCCAGAGGACCCAAGACGATCCGCAAGCGGGCCTGTCCGGGTTGCGGGCAGATGAAGTGCGACAACACCAGGGTGCCTTACGTGGACTACAAGGACCTGGACATCCTGGGCCGCTTCATCTCCGAACGCGGCAAGATCCGTTCCCGGCGGGTAACCGGCGCCTGCGCCCAGTACCAGCGGCGGGTGGCGATCGCCATCAAGAACGCTCGCGAGATGGCGTTGTTGCCGTACACGAAGAGCCCGCGATGA
- the ssb gene encoding single-stranded DNA-binding protein encodes MPDNTVTIVGNLTQDPEMRFTPNGVAMVSLSIAVNRRRFNRDTNTWEDGEASFFNATCWRDLAENVSESLRKGTRVLITGRLQQRRWETQEGDPRSVVEIQVDEIGPSLKWATASVTRIPRGGGWSGGGQQQGNVPPAPVARNNPPPDEAPF; translated from the coding sequence ATGCCTGACAACACAGTAACCATCGTAGGCAACCTGACCCAGGACCCCGAGATGAGGTTCACGCCCAACGGGGTGGCCATGGTCAGTCTCAGCATCGCCGTGAACCGCCGGCGCTTCAACCGCGACACCAACACGTGGGAGGATGGCGAGGCGAGCTTCTTCAACGCCACGTGTTGGCGCGACCTGGCCGAGAACGTCTCCGAGTCGTTGCGCAAGGGGACCCGGGTGTTGATCACCGGCCGGCTGCAGCAGCGCCGCTGGGAGACGCAGGAGGGCGACCCGCGCTCCGTGGTCGAGATCCAGGTCGACGAGATCGGCCCCAGCCTCAAGTGGGCCACCGCCTCGGTGACCCGCATCCCGCGCGGCGGCGGCTGGAGCGGCGGCGGCCAGCAGCAGGGCAACGTACCCCCTGCCCCCGTGGCGCGGAACAACCCGCCGCCTGACGAAGCACCCTTCTGA
- a CDS encoding 5-formyltetrahydrofolate cyclo-ligase, translated as MVRTAARHDRDAGGDPALLAAKASLREMVWDRLSTAGIARFPGARNRISNFVGAEAAAERLRGTRAWRQAGTLKSNPDSPQWPVRQRALEDGKLVFMAVPRLAEPEPFFCLDPDRLTDPPRAASSIKGASRSARTVRIEDMAPVDLVITGCVAVDPTGARLGKGGGFSDLEYALAWEAGLIGPETLVATTVHEIQVLEADRIPMAGHDLRLDLIVTPDRVIACDGPRPAPGLRWEKLTEEKIAAIPLLAALRSAGSHRP; from the coding sequence ATGGTACGGACGGCGGCCCGCCACGATCGTGATGCCGGAGGGGACCCCGCCCTCCTCGCCGCCAAGGCTTCGCTGCGGGAGATGGTGTGGGACCGCCTCTCGACCGCAGGGATAGCCCGGTTTCCGGGCGCTCGGAACCGGATCTCCAACTTCGTGGGCGCGGAAGCGGCCGCCGAGCGGCTGCGCGGTACGCGGGCCTGGCGCCAGGCCGGCACCCTGAAGTCCAACCCGGACTCGCCCCAGTGGCCGGTCCGCCAGCGGGCACTCGAGGACGGCAAGCTGGTCTTCATGGCGGTACCCCGGCTGGCCGAGCCGGAGCCGTTCTTCTGCCTGGATCCCGATCGCCTGACCGATCCTCCCCGGGCGGCGTCATCCATCAAGGGCGCCTCCCGCTCGGCTCGCACCGTCCGGATCGAGGACATGGCTCCGGTTGACCTGGTGATCACCGGGTGCGTGGCCGTGGACCCGACCGGCGCACGGCTCGGGAAGGGCGGGGGCTTCAGCGATCTCGAGTACGCCCTGGCCTGGGAGGCGGGCCTCATCGGACCGGAGACCCTGGTGGCTACCACCGTTCACGAGATCCAGGTTCTGGAGGCCGACCGGATCCCGATGGCGGGCCATGACCTCCGTCTCGACCTGATCGTCACCCCTGATCGGGTGATCGCCTGTGACGGTCCGCGCCCGGCACCCGGGCTGAGGTGGGAAAAGTTGACCGAGGAGAAGATAGCGGCCATCCCCCTGCTGGCCGCCCTCCGCTCCGCCGGTTCCCACCGCCCCTGA
- the dnaB gene encoding replicative DNA helicase, translating into MTVAERVSDPVAFTQAMAPPHSGEAEESVLGAVLRSQPAADEVIGRLKESDFYVPAYRMIFGAMVRLYDDNQPIDTLTVADRLTRMGNLDKVGGVGRVAVLWDKVPSAANVGYYTEVVAEHAVRRGMLEATRRIGDLAMNLDMEIETVLDQAEQAVLRVAQDRMDGGLEQMGGLLEQILQKLEKAERGEQDVTGLSTGLTDLDRKLGGLQPGTLIVVAGRPGMGKSALAMNIASHVALSNGPVALFSLEMSPMEIAYRWLGSYARVNSMKLRSGLDQGESARLWPRLVSASASLYGAPLHADEGSRTVTDIRAKCRRMKRQRGLDLVVVDYMQLMQARTRENRQQEIAEISLNLKGLARELDVPVIAVSQLNRALESRGDRRPQLGDLRESGAIEQDADVVLMIYRDEYYNPQSDQKGLADIIIAKQRAGPTGVVKATFAAEYTRFDNLPHGYTNQGR; encoded by the coding sequence GTGACGGTGGCCGAGCGGGTCTCCGACCCCGTTGCCTTCACCCAGGCCATGGCTCCGCCCCACAGCGGCGAAGCGGAGGAGTCCGTGCTGGGCGCGGTCCTCCGGTCGCAGCCGGCGGCCGATGAGGTGATCGGACGCCTGAAGGAGTCGGACTTCTACGTTCCGGCCTACCGGATGATCTTCGGCGCCATGGTGCGCCTCTACGACGACAACCAACCCATCGACACGCTGACGGTGGCCGACCGTCTGACCAGGATGGGCAATCTCGACAAGGTGGGCGGCGTCGGCAGGGTCGCCGTGCTCTGGGACAAGGTGCCCAGTGCCGCCAACGTGGGCTACTACACGGAGGTGGTCGCCGAACATGCCGTCCGGCGCGGGATGCTGGAGGCGACCCGGCGGATCGGTGACCTGGCCATGAACCTGGACATGGAGATCGAAACGGTCCTGGACCAGGCCGAACAGGCCGTCCTGCGGGTGGCGCAGGACCGGATGGACGGCGGCCTGGAGCAGATGGGAGGCCTGCTCGAGCAGATCCTGCAGAAGCTGGAGAAGGCGGAGAGAGGCGAGCAGGACGTCACCGGACTCTCCACCGGCCTGACGGATCTGGACCGCAAGCTGGGGGGCCTCCAGCCCGGCACGCTGATAGTGGTGGCCGGCCGTCCCGGTATGGGCAAGAGCGCCCTGGCCATGAACATAGCCAGCCATGTGGCCCTCAGTAACGGGCCGGTGGCGTTGTTCAGCCTGGAGATGTCGCCGATGGAGATCGCCTACCGCTGGTTGGGATCCTACGCCCGGGTCAACTCCATGAAGCTGCGTTCCGGCCTGGATCAGGGCGAGTCGGCCAGGTTATGGCCCCGGCTCGTGTCCGCCTCGGCCAGCCTGTACGGGGCGCCGCTGCACGCCGACGAGGGGTCGCGCACGGTTACCGACATCCGGGCCAAGTGCCGGCGGATGAAGCGCCAGAGAGGGCTGGATCTGGTGGTGGTGGACTACATGCAGCTGATGCAGGCCCGTACCAGGGAGAACAGGCAGCAGGAGATCGCCGAGATCAGCCTCAACCTCAAGGGGCTGGCCAGGGAACTGGACGTGCCGGTGATTGCGGTCTCGCAGCTCAACCGCGCCCTGGAGAGCAGGGGAGACCGGCGCCCGCAGCTCGGAGACCTCCGCGAGTCGGGGGCGATCGAGCAGGACGCGGACGTGGTGCTCATGATCTACCGCGACGAGTACTACAACCCGCAGTCCGACCAGAAGGGTTTGGCCGACATCATCATCGCCAAGCAGAGGGCCGGTCCCACCGGCGTGGTCAAGGCCACCTTCGCCGCTGAGTACACCCGCTTCGACAACCTGCCGCACGGCTACACCAACCAGGGGAGGTAG
- the rplI gene encoding 50S ribosomal protein L9, whose protein sequence is MRLVLKSDVAGLGTKGDIVEVSTGYGRNYLLPQGLAANATTGMIRQIQEAARVRREARRRELEAAENIRSHLAETRVVIAARVNDEGQLFGSIGIAEIVDAVRSLSSVVLERRMVLLAEPIKTIGYHEVSITLHPEVQCVLTLDVIPAHR, encoded by the coding sequence ATGAGGCTGGTGCTCAAGTCCGACGTGGCCGGTCTGGGCACGAAGGGAGACATCGTGGAGGTGTCCACCGGCTACGGACGCAACTACCTCCTGCCCCAGGGGCTGGCCGCCAATGCCACCACCGGCATGATCCGCCAGATCCAGGAGGCCGCGCGGGTCCGCCGGGAGGCTCGCCGTCGCGAACTGGAAGCCGCCGAGAACATCCGCTCGCACCTGGCCGAGACCCGGGTCGTGATCGCCGCCCGGGTGAATGACGAGGGTCAGCTGTTCGGGTCGATCGGGATCGCCGAGATCGTCGACGCGGTGAGGAGCCTGTCGTCGGTGGTCCTGGAGCGGCGTATGGTCCTGCTGGCGGAACCCATCAAGACCATCGGCTACCACGAGGTGTCCATCACCCTGCATCCTGAGGTGCAGTGCGTCCTGACTCTGGATGTGATCCCGGCTCACCGGTGA
- a CDS encoding DUF6036 family nucleotidyltransferase: MAAKDLTGAELLDLLAELDAELDTPVSILIAGGAALAIRWGVRRTSDIDAVSDDLTPEVRRAVARVGERRGVGADWLNDGAKGFAPRLPAASQPAFIGNRLSVYSPSAEYILAMKLVSGRDDDMGDIRFLMGETGLSHGTSCCGWCRTRTRISGFRYLSSI; this comes from the coding sequence GTGGCTGCCAAGGATCTGACCGGCGCCGAACTGCTGGACCTGCTGGCCGAACTCGACGCAGAACTGGACACGCCCGTCAGCATCCTGATCGCAGGCGGCGCAGCCCTGGCGATACGGTGGGGCGTGCGCCGCACCAGCGACATCGACGCTGTGTCCGACGACCTGACCCCTGAAGTACGGCGGGCGGTGGCGCGGGTCGGCGAGAGACGCGGTGTGGGCGCGGACTGGCTAAACGACGGCGCCAAAGGTTTCGCTCCGCGCCTTCCCGCCGCATCGCAGCCGGCGTTCATCGGCAACCGCCTAAGCGTGTACAGCCCTAGCGCCGAGTACATCCTGGCGATGAAACTTGTTTCCGGCCGGGACGATGACATGGGCGACATCCGGTTCCTTATGGGAGAAACAGGGCTGTCACACGGGACGAGCTGCTGCGGTTGGTGCAGAACGCGTACCCGCATCAGCGGATTCCGGTATCTGTCCAGTATCTGA
- a CDS encoding ABC transporter permease, whose amino-acid sequence MTEDEDSIRKASRLSSGRSRTVHRPRRPPAFIAIPAIIGLALFALPVLGLLGRAPWRRLPTLLGSDLALEALRLSAISSASAAVISLLLGVPVAWTLCRYDFPGRSLLRGLVLLPMVLPPVVGGAALLFALGRRGLVGSPLYEATGLVLPFSTGGVILAGVFVAMPLMVLTVEGGLRSLDHRFERAAETLGAGRWTVLRRVTIPMIAPSVVAGTALTWARALGEFGATLTFAGNLEGRTQTLPLAVFVALESDRDAALALSLVMVIVSLAVLVALRDHWWRSR is encoded by the coding sequence ATGACTGAAGACGAGGACAGCATCCGGAAGGCCTCCCGCCTGAGTAGTGGCCGGTCCAGGACGGTCCACCGGCCGCGCCGGCCGCCCGCGTTCATCGCCATCCCCGCCATCATCGGGCTGGCGCTGTTCGCGCTGCCGGTGCTGGGGCTCCTGGGCCGCGCTCCATGGAGGCGGCTCCCGACCCTGCTCGGCTCCGATCTGGCGCTGGAGGCCCTCCGGCTGTCGGCGATCTCCTCTGCCAGCGCGGCGGTCATCTCCTTGCTGCTCGGCGTGCCCGTGGCCTGGACGCTGTGCCGCTACGACTTCCCGGGGCGCTCCCTCCTGCGAGGCCTCGTGCTGCTTCCGATGGTCCTGCCGCCCGTGGTGGGAGGGGCGGCCCTGCTGTTCGCCCTGGGCCGCCGCGGCCTGGTGGGATCCCCCCTGTACGAGGCCACCGGGCTCGTCCTGCCGTTCTCGACCGGCGGGGTGATCCTGGCGGGGGTGTTCGTGGCGATGCCCCTGATGGTGCTCACCGTCGAAGGCGGGCTCCGGAGCCTGGATCACCGCTTCGAGCGGGCGGCCGAGACGCTCGGCGCCGGACGGTGGACCGTGCTCCGCCGGGTGACGATCCCCATGATCGCCCCGTCGGTCGTTGCCGGCACCGCCCTCACCTGGGCTCGCGCGCTCGGTGAGTTCGGAGCGACCCTGACCTTCGCCGGCAACCTCGAGGGACGTACGCAGACGCTGCCCTTGGCGGTGTTCGTCGCCCTGGAGAGCGACCGGGACGCGGCCCTGGCGCTCAGCCTGGTGATGGTGATCGTCTCGCTGGCCGTACTCGTGGCTCTCAGGGACCACTGGTGGCGCAGCAGATGA
- the modA gene encoding molybdate ABC transporter substrate-binding protein, whose product MTRRLIAGSIAILLVASCGGAGAPDTDRVELLVAAAASLTDAFGDIETAFEDAHPGVDVVLNLGGSSLLREQILANAPVDAFAPADVAIMEEVRAAGLVSGRARVFARNTMAIAVPAGNPGGVTGLDDLARPELLVGLCAETVPCGRLTRQVLRRAGVTAQPDTEEPNVRALLTKVEQGELDTGIVYATDVREANGAVAITIPEEHNVTTDYPIAIMSATSHPEAAAAFVAFVLSDEGRTLLNRHGFHLP is encoded by the coding sequence ATGACCCGACGGCTCATCGCCGGATCCATTGCCATCCTGCTCGTCGCCTCCTGCGGGGGAGCCGGCGCCCCGGACACCGACCGGGTCGAGCTGCTGGTGGCGGCGGCTGCTTCCCTCACCGACGCTTTCGGGGACATCGAGACGGCCTTCGAGGATGCGCACCCCGGCGTCGACGTGGTCCTGAACCTGGGAGGCAGCTCGCTCCTGAGAGAGCAGATCCTGGCGAATGCGCCGGTGGACGCCTTCGCTCCGGCAGACGTGGCCATCATGGAAGAGGTCCGCGCCGCCGGCCTCGTCAGCGGCAGGGCTCGCGTCTTCGCCCGCAACACCATGGCCATCGCAGTTCCCGCCGGGAACCCGGGCGGGGTGACCGGCCTCGACGACCTGGCCCGGCCTGAGCTGCTGGTGGGATTGTGCGCCGAGACGGTTCCCTGCGGCCGACTCACCCGCCAGGTCCTCCGGAGAGCCGGGGTCACGGCCCAACCCGACACCGAGGAACCCAACGTGCGCGCCCTGCTCACCAAGGTCGAGCAGGGGGAGCTCGACACCGGGATCGTCTATGCCACCGATGTCCGGGAAGCGAACGGCGCGGTCGCCATCACCATCCCTGAGGAGCACAACGTCACGACCGACTACCCGATCGCGATAATGTCCGCCACGTCCCACCCGGAAGCCGCGGCTGCGTTCGTCGCCTTCGTACTGTCGGACGAGGGACGGACGCTCCTGAACCGGCACGGGTTCCATCTCCCCTGA